In Rhineura floridana isolate rRhiFlo1 chromosome 1, rRhiFlo1.hap2, whole genome shotgun sequence, the following proteins share a genomic window:
- the ADCYAP1 gene encoding pituitary adenylate cyclase-activating polypeptide, with protein MGRRLEDEVYDEDGNTLPDYAFDSEPLGIADPSSMLDDVYTLYYPPEKRHADGIFNKAYRKVLGQLSARKYLHSLMAKRVGGASGLEDDSEPLSKRHSDGIFTDSYSRYRKQMAVKKYLAAVLGKRVEEITILHLLLYIDKDALLQGDYDAIALGALLTQFLAPVSLLLGSFHTSLFLPSLLPLLSRPRARDGVAPLTLTALCYLSVPALVLSEEGSLQDRFTRICHPSPFRPPPHYRLLLLPISVAKECLSPPVRCQWAKSAFRSALVTEHRGPEPTSVERVELKWYTNSRKK; from the exons ATGGGACGCAG GCTGGAAGACGAAGTGTACGACGAAGACGGCAACACCCTCCCAGACTACGCCTTCGACAGCGAGCCCCTCGGGATAGCCGACCCTTCCTCCATGCTGGACGACGTGTACACCTTGTACTACCCGCCGGAAAAGAG GCACGCGGATGGGATCTTTAATAAAGCCTACAGGAAAGTGTTGGGTCAGTTATCGGCAAGGAAGTATCTTCATTCTCTGATGGCCAAGCGGGTGGG CGGGGCGAGCGGCCTGGAGGATGACTCGGAACCACTTTCCAAAAGGCACTCGGACGGCATATTCACCGACAGCTACAGCCGCTACCGAAAACAAATGGCTGTCAAGAAATACTTGGCAGCAGTCCTGGGGAAAAG GGTCGAAGAAATTACTATTCTCCATTTGCTACTGTACATAGACAAAGATGCCCTGCTACAAGGGGATTATGATGCTATTGCGTTGGGAGCATTGCTGACGCAGTTTCTTGCCCCGGTGAGTCTCCTGTTAGGCTCCTTTCACACGTCCctcttcctgccctccctccttcctcttctctcccgcCCCCGTGCTAGAGACGGAGTTGCCCCTCTGACTTTGACTGCCCTTTGCTACTTATCCGTGCCTGCTCTGGTACTAAGTGAAGAAGGGAGCCTACAAGACCGCTTCACCCGGATCTgccacccctctccctttagacCCCCCCCTCACTATCGTCTCCTGCTACTCCCAATCAGTGTGGCAAAGGAGTGCCTTTCGCCACCCGTCCGATGCCAATGGGCGAAGTCGGCCTTCCGATCCGCCTTAGTGACTGAGCATAGAGGACCAGAGCCCACGAGTGTAGAGAGGGTTGAacttaagtggtatacaaatagtcgaaagaaataa